From Streptomyces sp. HUAS MG91, the proteins below share one genomic window:
- a CDS encoding DUF881 domain-containing protein — MNPDETPRSPEPPETPEGAETAYRLRKELPAEVRAAAPPQEARPEPTGDPQLTGRQRLVKGLWPPRVSRAQLTVAVLLFVLGLGLAIQVRSNSDNSALRGARQEDLVRILDELDDRTQRLEDEKQGLEDQRTELENSSDQAEEARKQTVEKERQLGILAGTVAAQGPGITMTVRDPKGAVQADMLLDAIQELRAAGAEAIQVNGVRVVANTYLTDGTGGKGVSVDGNKINQPYTFKVIGKPQDLEPALNIPGGVVQTLEKEQATVDVSRSEKIVVDALRAARQPDYARSSSQ, encoded by the coding sequence ATGAACCCGGACGAGACGCCGCGTAGCCCCGAGCCCCCGGAGACTCCGGAGGGTGCCGAGACCGCGTACCGGCTGCGCAAGGAGCTGCCGGCGGAGGTCCGGGCCGCCGCGCCGCCGCAGGAGGCCCGGCCGGAGCCGACGGGCGATCCGCAGCTGACCGGGCGTCAGCGGCTGGTGAAGGGACTGTGGCCGCCGCGCGTGTCACGCGCTCAACTCACGGTCGCCGTGCTGTTGTTCGTCCTGGGCCTCGGACTCGCCATCCAGGTGCGGTCCAACAGCGACAACAGCGCGCTGCGCGGTGCGCGTCAGGAAGATCTTGTGCGCATCCTCGATGAACTCGATGACCGGACTCAGCGTCTGGAAGATGAGAAGCAAGGTCTCGAGGACCAGCGCACCGAGCTGGAGAACAGTTCGGACCAGGCCGAGGAGGCCCGTAAGCAGACGGTCGAGAAGGAACGTCAACTCGGCATTCTGGCGGGCACCGTCGCGGCGCAGGGCCCGGGGATCACGATGACCGTCAGGGATCCGAAGGGAGCGGTCCAGGCCGACATGCTGCTCGACGCGATCCAGGAGCTGCGGGCCGCCGGCGCCGAGGCGATCCAGGTGAACGGGGTGCGCGTCGTGGCGAACACGTACCTGACGGACGGAACCGGAGGGAAGGGGGTCAGCGTCGATGGAAACAAGATCAATCAGCCGTACACCTTCAAGGTCATCGGCAAGCCGCAGGACCTCGAACCGGCCCTCAACATCCCCGGAGGTGTGGTGCAGACGCTGGAGAAGGAGCAGGCCACCGTGGACGTGAGCCGTTCGGAGAAGATCGTCGTGGACGCCTTGCGAGCGGCGCGACAGCCTGATTACGCTCGGTCGTCCTCCCAGTGA
- a CDS encoding bifunctional nuclease family protein, whose protein sequence is MNELDVVGVRVEMPSNQPIVLLREVGGDRYLPIWIGPGEATAIAFAQQGMAPARPLTHDLFKDVLEAVGQELTEVRITDLREGVFYAELVFASGVEVSARPSDAIALALRTGTPIFGSDGVLDDAGIAIPDEQEDEVEKFREFLDQISPEDFGTNSQ, encoded by the coding sequence GTGAACGAGCTCGACGTCGTAGGTGTCCGGGTCGAAATGCCCTCCAACCAGCCGATCGTGCTCCTGCGTGAAGTGGGAGGCGACCGCTACCTCCCCATCTGGATCGGACCGGGGGAGGCGACGGCCATCGCCTTCGCTCAGCAGGGCATGGCCCCCGCGCGTCCGCTGACGCACGACCTCTTCAAGGATGTGCTGGAGGCGGTCGGACAGGAGCTCACGGAAGTACGCATCACCGACCTGCGGGAAGGCGTCTTCTACGCGGAGCTGGTGTTCGCCAGCGGTGTCGAGGTCAGCGCCCGCCCGTCGGACGCCATAGCGCTCGCCCTGCGCACCGGCACGCCGATCTTCGGCAGCGACGGGGTGCTGGACGACGCGGGGATCGCGATTCCGGACGAGCAGGAGGACGAAGTGGAGAAGTTCCGCGAGTTCCTCGACCAGATCTCGCCCGAAGATTTCGGGACGAACAGTCAGTGA
- a CDS encoding small basic family protein, translated as MIAVLGLVVGVVVGLFIRPEVPAVVEPYLPIAVVAALDAVFGGLRAMLDGIFDDKVFVVSFLSNVVVAALIVFLGDKLGVGAQLSTGVVVVLGIRIFSNAAAIRRHVFRA; from the coding sequence GTGATCGCCGTACTGGGCCTCGTCGTGGGAGTCGTGGTCGGGTTGTTCATCCGTCCCGAGGTTCCGGCGGTGGTGGAGCCTTACCTTCCGATCGCCGTCGTCGCGGCGCTCGACGCGGTGTTCGGCGGGCTGCGCGCCATGCTGGACGGGATCTTCGACGACAAGGTGTTCGTCGTGTCGTTCCTGTCGAACGTCGTCGTGGCCGCGCTGATCGTCTTCCTGGGCGACAAGTTGGGCGTGGGCGCGCAGCTGTCGACCGGTGTCGTGGTGGTGCTCGGCATCCGGATCTTCTCCAACGCCGCCGCCATCCGGCGGCACGTGTTCCGGGCGTGA
- a CDS encoding MerR family transcriptional regulator, producing MLHTPRGGAGSGTATVDSRLMSIGTVLNVLRDEFPEVTISKIRFLESEGLIEPQRTPSGYRKFSPEDVERLAHVLRMQRDHYLPLKVIKEQLDALERGEPLPVPAPGRPGDLAAEESGDAPTAARVGRDELLAAAGIDEAELDEWESYGLIAQLPDGGYDASAVLVVELVGELGRFGIGPRHLRVMRAAADREAGLVDSVVAPLKVHRNPQTRTLAQARAKELAGLTVKLHAALVQTALGVRLP from the coding sequence ATGCTTCACACACCGAGGGGCGGTGCCGGCAGCGGCACCGCCACCGTGGACAGTCGGCTGATGAGCATCGGCACCGTACTGAACGTGCTGCGCGACGAGTTTCCCGAAGTCACGATCTCCAAGATTCGGTTCCTGGAGTCGGAGGGGCTCATCGAGCCGCAGCGGACGCCCTCGGGCTACCGCAAGTTCAGCCCGGAGGACGTCGAGCGACTCGCCCACGTCCTGCGGATGCAGCGGGACCACTACCTGCCGCTGAAGGTCATCAAGGAGCAGCTCGACGCCCTGGAGCGGGGCGAGCCCTTGCCGGTGCCCGCGCCGGGGCGCCCCGGCGACCTGGCGGCGGAGGAGAGCGGCGACGCTCCGACCGCCGCCCGCGTCGGCCGGGACGAACTGCTCGCCGCCGCCGGGATCGATGAGGCGGAGCTCGACGAGTGGGAGTCCTACGGGCTCATCGCCCAGTTGCCCGACGGCGGGTACGACGCCTCGGCGGTGCTGGTCGTCGAGCTCGTCGGCGAGCTGGGCCGCTTCGGTATCGGTCCGCGCCACCTGCGGGTGATGCGGGCCGCCGCGGACCGGGAGGCGGGCCTGGTGGACTCCGTCGTCGCACCGCTGAAGGTGCACCGCAATCCGCAGACCAGGACGCTCGCGCAGGCGCGCGCCAAAGAGCTCGCGGGGCTCACGGTGAAGCTGCACGCGGCACTTGTGCAGACCGCTCTCGGGGTGCGTCTTCCCTGA
- the gcvP gene encoding aminomethyl-transferring glycine dehydrogenase, with the protein MTANRIPLAQLEQGIPFEQRHIGPDDAAQAKMLAQVGYGSLDELTAAAVPDVIKSADALELPGARTEAEVLAELRSLADRNQVLGSMIGLGYYGTFTPPVILRNVMENPSWYTAYTPYQPEISQGRLEALLNFQTMVAELTGLPTSGASLLDEGTAAAEAMALSRRIGKVKNGVYVVDADALPQTVAVIETRAEPTGVEIVVADLSDGIPAEVAERGVVGVLVQYPGASGAVRDIKPVIDQAHELGAVVTVAADLLALTLLTSPGELGADIAVGTTQRFGVPMGFGGPHAGYMAVREKFARSLPGRLVGVSVDADGNKAYRLALQTREQHIRREKATSNICTAQVLLAVMAGMYAVYHGPDGLKSIARRTHRYATVLAAGLTAGGVEVVHQAYFDTVTVRVPGRAAAVVSAARENGVNLRLVDADHVSAACDETTTRAQLGIVWEAFGVEGADIEALDAATGDTLPDALLRDDAYLTHPVFHQYRSETAMLRYLRRLADRDYALDRGMIPLGSCTMKLNATTEMEPVTWPEFGQLHPFAPAEQAQGYLTLIRELEERLAEVTGYDKVSLQPNAGSQGELAGLLAVRGYHRANGDEQRTVCLIPSSAHGTNAASAVMAGMKVVVVKTADDGEIDVEDLRAKIEQYADQLAVLMITYPSTHGVFEEHVADICAAVHDAGGQVYVDGANLNALVGLAKPGHFGGDVSHLNLHKTFCIPHGGGGPGVGPVGVRAHLAPYLPNHPLQPSAGPETGVGPISAAPWGSAGILPISWAYVRLMGGEGLKRATQVAVLSANYIAKRLEPHFPVLYTGPGGLVAHECIIDLRPLSKATGVSVDDIAKRLIDYGFHAPTMSFPVAGTLMIEPTESEDLIELDRFCDAMIAIRGEIERVASGEWPADDNPLRNAPHTAGMLGGEWEHAYSRDEAVFPAGVVASDKYWPPVRRIDQAFGDRNLVCSCPPMDAYEA; encoded by the coding sequence ATGACAGCCAACCGTATTCCGCTCGCGCAGCTGGAGCAGGGAATCCCCTTCGAGCAGCGCCACATCGGTCCCGACGACGCCGCGCAGGCCAAGATGCTCGCGCAGGTCGGCTATGGCTCGCTCGACGAGCTGACGGCGGCCGCGGTGCCGGACGTGATCAAGAGCGCCGACGCCCTGGAGCTGCCGGGCGCGCGCACCGAGGCCGAGGTGCTGGCCGAGCTGCGCTCCCTCGCCGATCGCAACCAGGTGCTCGGCTCGATGATCGGACTCGGCTACTACGGGACGTTCACGCCGCCCGTCATCCTGCGCAACGTCATGGAGAACCCGTCCTGGTACACGGCGTACACGCCCTACCAGCCGGAGATCTCGCAGGGCCGCCTGGAGGCGCTGCTCAACTTCCAGACCATGGTCGCCGAGCTGACCGGACTGCCCACCTCCGGCGCCTCGCTGCTCGACGAGGGCACGGCCGCCGCCGAGGCCATGGCGCTGTCCCGGCGCATCGGCAAGGTCAAGAACGGCGTGTACGTCGTCGACGCCGACGCGCTGCCGCAGACCGTCGCCGTGATCGAGACGCGGGCCGAGCCGACCGGTGTCGAGATCGTCGTCGCCGACCTGAGCGACGGCATCCCCGCCGAGGTCGCCGAGCGCGGTGTCGTCGGAGTGCTCGTGCAGTACCCGGGCGCCTCCGGCGCCGTGCGGGACATCAAGCCCGTCATCGACCAGGCGCACGAGCTGGGCGCCGTCGTCACCGTCGCCGCCGATCTTCTCGCTCTGACGCTGCTGACCTCGCCCGGTGAGCTGGGCGCGGACATCGCCGTCGGTACCACGCAGCGGTTCGGTGTGCCGATGGGCTTCGGCGGGCCGCACGCCGGATACATGGCGGTCCGCGAGAAGTTCGCGCGCTCGCTGCCGGGCCGTCTCGTGGGCGTCTCCGTGGACGCCGACGGGAACAAGGCGTACCGCCTCGCCCTCCAGACGCGTGAGCAGCACATCCGCCGCGAGAAGGCGACCAGCAACATCTGCACCGCGCAGGTGCTGCTCGCCGTCATGGCCGGCATGTACGCCGTCTACCACGGGCCCGACGGGCTGAAGTCCATCGCGCGGCGCACCCACCGCTACGCCACGGTGCTGGCCGCCGGTCTCACCGCGGGCGGCGTCGAGGTCGTGCACCAGGCGTACTTCGACACCGTGACCGTACGGGTGCCGGGCCGCGCCGCCGCCGTGGTGAGCGCCGCGCGGGAGAACGGGGTGAACCTGCGGCTCGTCGACGCCGACCACGTCTCGGCCGCCTGCGACGAGACCACCACCCGCGCCCAGCTGGGCATCGTCTGGGAGGCCTTCGGCGTCGAGGGCGCCGACATCGAGGCGCTGGACGCCGCCACCGGGGACACGCTGCCGGACGCGCTGCTGCGCGACGACGCGTACCTGACCCACCCCGTCTTCCACCAGTACCGCTCCGAGACCGCGATGCTGCGCTACCTGCGCCGGCTCGCCGACCGCGACTACGCGCTGGACCGCGGCATGATCCCGCTCGGCTCCTGCACGATGAAGCTGAACGCGACGACGGAGATGGAGCCGGTCACCTGGCCCGAGTTCGGCCAGCTGCACCCCTTCGCGCCGGCCGAGCAGGCCCAGGGCTACCTCACGCTCATCCGTGAGCTGGAGGAGCGGCTCGCCGAGGTCACCGGCTACGACAAGGTGTCGCTCCAGCCGAACGCCGGGTCGCAGGGCGAGCTCGCCGGTCTGCTGGCGGTGCGCGGCTACCACCGGGCCAACGGCGACGAGCAGCGCACCGTCTGCCTCATCCCGTCGTCCGCGCACGGCACCAATGCCGCGAGCGCGGTGATGGCCGGCATGAAGGTCGTCGTCGTCAAGACCGCCGACGACGGCGAGATCGACGTCGAGGACCTGCGCGCCAAGATCGAGCAGTACGCCGATCAGCTCGCCGTGCTCATGATCACGTACCCGTCGACGCACGGTGTGTTCGAGGAGCACGTCGCGGACATCTGCGCCGCCGTGCACGACGCCGGTGGTCAGGTGTACGTCGACGGTGCCAACCTCAACGCCCTGGTGGGGCTCGCCAAGCCCGGGCACTTCGGCGGCGACGTCTCGCACCTGAACCTGCACAAGACGTTCTGCATCCCGCACGGTGGCGGCGGCCCGGGTGTCGGTCCGGTCGGCGTGCGCGCGCACCTGGCGCCGTACCTGCCGAACCACCCGCTCCAGCCGAGCGCCGGTCCCGAGACGGGGGTCGGGCCGATCTCCGCCGCGCCGTGGGGCTCCGCCGGGATCCTGCCGATCTCCTGGGCGTACGTACGGCTCATGGGCGGCGAGGGCCTGAAGCGGGCCACGCAGGTGGCCGTGCTGTCGGCGAACTACATCGCCAAGCGGCTCGAGCCGCACTTCCCGGTGCTGTACACCGGGCCCGGCGGCCTCGTCGCGCACGAGTGCATCATCGATCTGCGGCCGCTCAGCAAGGCGACCGGCGTCAGCGTCGACGACATCGCCAAGCGGCTCATCGACTACGGGTTCCACGCGCCGACCATGTCGTTCCCGGTCGCCGGGACGCTGATGATCGAGCCGACCGAGAGCGAGGACCTCATCGAGCTCGACCGGTTCTGCGACGCGATGATCGCGATCCGGGGCGAGATCGAGCGGGTCGCCTCCGGCGAGTGGCCGGCCGACGACAACCCCCTGCGGAACGCTCCGCACACGGCCGGGATGCTCGGCGGGGAGTGGGAGCACGCGTACAGCCGGGACGAGGCTGTCTTCCCCGCGGGGGTCGTGGCGTCCGACAAGTACTGGCCGCCGGTGCGGCGGATCGACCAGGCCTTCGGTGACCGGAACCTGGTGTGCTCCTGCCCGCCCATGGACGCCTACGAGGCGTGA
- a CDS encoding DUF881 domain-containing protein, with protein MCGMPQQHPVRSSPRRLARPDASMSLLTNVMDHSLDDGYAEAAARKRAQGQSGLPKTLRAKLGLAAGLVLAALVVTVGAAQARIAAPVVAKEREELIDRIDKESDSADRLEGQVDSLRTDVGNKQREALRKHGGEQGELVGMLSGAIPVHGPGVKLVVDDAKSAQSGTGGPRESADFSDTGRVRDRDMQRVVNGLWESGAEAVSINGQRLTALSAIRAAGDAILVDNKPLVPPYTVLAVGDGQRLSTRFQNSSDGLYLHALTENFGIRNSISTQDDVKIPAAPSVIVRTAQPRAEQKGTS; from the coding sequence ATGTGCGGCATGCCGCAGCAGCACCCCGTTCGGAGCAGCCCCAGGCGCCTCGCGCGCCCCGACGCGTCCATGTCGCTGCTGACGAACGTGATGGACCACAGCCTCGACGACGGCTACGCGGAGGCCGCGGCCCGCAAGCGGGCCCAGGGGCAGAGCGGGCTGCCGAAGACGCTGCGGGCGAAGCTGGGGCTCGCCGCGGGCCTGGTGCTGGCCGCGCTGGTCGTCACCGTGGGGGCTGCGCAGGCGCGGATCGCGGCGCCGGTCGTGGCCAAGGAGCGCGAAGAGCTGATCGACCGCATCGACAAGGAGAGCGACTCCGCCGACAGGCTGGAGGGCCAGGTCGACTCGCTCCGCACCGACGTGGGCAACAAGCAGCGCGAGGCGCTGCGGAAACACGGCGGTGAGCAGGGCGAGTTGGTAGGGATGCTGTCGGGGGCCATCCCGGTCCACGGGCCGGGCGTCAAGCTGGTCGTCGACGACGCCAAATCCGCCCAGAGCGGTACCGGGGGACCGCGCGAGAGCGCGGACTTCTCCGACACGGGGCGGGTGCGCGACCGGGACATGCAGCGTGTCGTCAACGGCCTGTGGGAGTCGGGCGCCGAGGCCGTGAGCATCAACGGGCAGCGGCTCACCGCACTGTCCGCCATCAGGGCGGCCGGTGACGCGATACTGGTCGACAACAAGCCGCTGGTGCCGCCGTACACGGTGCTCGCGGTGGGGGACGGGCAGCGGCTGAGCACCCGGTTCCAGAACAGCTCCGACGGGTTGTACCTGCACGCCCTGACGGAGAACTTCGGGATCCGGAACAGCATTTCGACGCAGGACGACGTCAAGATCCCCGCCGCGCCCAGCGTGATCGTACGTACAGCACAGCCGAGAGCAGAGCAGAAGGGCACATCGTGA
- a CDS encoding DUF5999 family protein: MCQHQRPCPTADSADREAALPVAHHPEQGWSLLCNGVLLFEDTGELLPNGTIIAPHRPLGTVVTAA, encoded by the coding sequence ATGTGCCAGCACCAGCGACCGTGCCCGACAGCAGACTCCGCGGACCGGGAAGCCGCGCTCCCCGTGGCCCACCACCCGGAGCAGGGCTGGAGCCTTCTGTGCAACGGAGTCCTGCTTTTCGAGGACACCGGCGAACTGCTGCCCAACGGCACCATCATCGCCCCCCACCGCCCCCTGGGCACGGTGGTGACAGCGGCCTAG
- a CDS encoding FHA domain-containing protein, giving the protein MFGGYGRCEDVRVRDVRRCVQSGFVLPHGRVCFGQGESPVKLFAKLFGKSAREDGRHRASRQGDVPETQVGERPLFRDQVGGDNSGGQGASSVDPAGSGRIGFGEPSTSSTGGGFGPGPYASQAPAGQPRQEDPSMSALVCQRCGNRNGENSRFCSNCGAPLRGGVAAEGPSETTSTISISGLESYDPEATGQTQLPTLSPEAQAAVDALPLGSALLVVRRGPNSGSRFLLDGELTTAGRHPQSDIFLDDVTVSRRHVEFRRLQDGSFTVADVGSLNGTYVNRERIDSVTLNNGDEVQIGKYRLVFYAATQRGI; this is encoded by the coding sequence CTGTTTGGCGGATACGGACGTTGTGAGGATGTCCGTGTTCGTGATGTACGCCGATGTGTGCAGTCAGGGTTCGTCCTGCCCCACGGGCGGGTCTGTTTCGGTCAAGGGGAATCGCCCGTGAAGTTGTTTGCGAAGTTGTTCGGCAAGAGCGCACGTGAGGATGGTCGTCACCGTGCGTCGCGCCAGGGAGACGTGCCGGAGACGCAGGTGGGCGAGCGCCCGCTGTTCCGGGACCAGGTCGGGGGTGACAATTCGGGCGGACAGGGCGCGTCGTCTGTTGACCCGGCCGGTTCCGGCCGCATAGGTTTCGGGGAACCGTCAACCTCAAGTACGGGTGGAGGGTTTGGCCCTGGCCCGTACGCGTCCCAAGCCCCCGCGGGGCAGCCGCGGCAGGAGGATCCGTCCATGTCGGCTCTGGTGTGTCAGAGGTGCGGGAACCGGAACGGCGAGAACAGCCGGTTCTGCTCGAACTGCGGTGCGCCGCTGCGGGGCGGAGTCGCGGCCGAAGGGCCGTCGGAGACCACCTCCACGATCTCCATCTCCGGTCTCGAGTCCTACGACCCCGAGGCCACCGGTCAGACCCAGCTGCCGACCCTGTCGCCCGAGGCCCAGGCCGCGGTCGACGCGCTGCCGCTGGGCTCGGCGCTCCTGGTGGTGCGGCGCGGCCCGAACTCGGGCAGCCGCTTCCTCCTCGACGGCGAGCTGACCACGGCGGGCCGCCACCCGCAGAGCGACATCTTCCTGGACGACGTGACCGTGTCGCGCCGCCACGTGGAGTTCCGTCGCCTCCAGGACGGCTCGTTCACCGTCGCCGACGTCGGCAGCCTCAACGGCACGTACGTGAACCGTGAGCGCATCGACTCGGTGACGCTGAACAACGGCGACGAGGTGCAGATCGGCAAGTACCGACTGGTCTTCTACGCGGCGACCCAGCGGGGTATCTGA
- a CDS encoding MerR family transcriptional regulator produces the protein MRSSGDGTATGGPYTFHGSAADHTPQRPQAVPVAAGADGDATSEEIGYRGPTACAAAGITYRQLDYWARTGLVEPSVRPAYGSGTQRLYSFRDVVVLKVVKRFLDTGVSLQNIRTAVQHLRERGFGDLERMTLMSDGATVYECTSSDEVHDLLQGGQGIFGIAVGVVWRDVESALSQLHGERVDTGETIVRTNPADELARRRNRAV, from the coding sequence GTGAGAAGCAGCGGCGACGGTACGGCTACGGGCGGTCCGTACACGTTTCACGGCAGCGCGGCCGATCACACTCCGCAGCGCCCGCAGGCGGTGCCTGTGGCGGCGGGAGCGGATGGCGACGCGACTTCCGAAGAGATCGGATACCGGGGACCGACCGCGTGCGCGGCGGCCGGCATCACCTATCGGCAGCTCGACTACTGGGCCAGGACCGGCCTGGTCGAGCCTAGTGTGCGGCCCGCGTACGGGTCGGGGACGCAACGGCTCTACAGCTTCCGGGACGTCGTCGTCCTGAAGGTCGTGAAGCGGTTCCTCGACACGGGGGTCTCCCTCCAGAACATCCGGACCGCGGTGCAGCACCTGCGGGAGCGCGGTTTCGGGGACCTGGAGCGCATGACCCTGATGAGCGACGGCGCCACGGTGTACGAGTGCACGTCGTCGGACGAGGTCCACGATCTGCTCCAGGGCGGGCAGGGGATCTTCGGCATCGCGGTGGGGGTCGTCTGGCGGGACGTGGAGAGCGCGCTGTCGCAGCTGCACGGGGAGCGGGTGGACACCGGCGAGACCATCGTCAGGACCAACCCCGCGGACGAGCTCGCGAGGCGGCGCAACCGCGCCGTGTGA
- a CDS encoding PRC-barrel domain-containing protein, with translation MQTDIDPRNLIGRKALDRNGTKIGTIDEVYLDDATGVPEWAAIRTGLFSRDAFVPLEPSELVDGALHVPFERSLIKDAPDFGVGRHLSPEQELQLYHHYGLDISSPTDQDVSFGHIAGAPDPEAS, from the coding sequence GTGCAGACCGACATCGATCCGCGCAACCTGATCGGCCGCAAGGCACTCGACCGCAACGGAACGAAGATCGGCACCATCGACGAGGTCTACCTCGACGACGCCACGGGCGTTCCGGAGTGGGCGGCCATACGGACCGGCCTGTTCAGCCGGGACGCCTTCGTCCCCCTGGAGCCGAGCGAACTGGTCGACGGCGCCCTGCACGTCCCCTTCGAACGCTCCCTGATCAAGGACGCCCCCGACTTCGGCGTGGGCCGCCACCTCTCCCCCGAACAGGAACTGCAGCTCTACCACCACTACGGCCTGGACATCTCGTCCCCGACCGACCAGGACGTCTCCTTCGGCCACATCGCGGGCGCACCGGACCCCGAGGCTTCGTAG
- a CDS encoding DNA polymerase IV → MRTAPTILHLDMDAFYASAEQAAKPSLRGKAVVVGGLGPRGVVATASYEARAFGVHSAMPMGQARRLAPNAAYLVPRFRLYREISEQVMALLRELSPLVEPLSLDEAFVDLEAGETAWDASSAEAVGLKLRGDIRRVTGLSGSVGLAVSKMLAKIASEEAKPDGLLLIPPGTERQLLGPKPVRILPGVGPATGDHLRRAGIHTVEEIAEAGEDELVRMLGKAHGSHLYAMALARDERPVVAERDSKSVSVEDTYDVDIHDRVRVRMEVQRLADRCVERLRAAGRSGRTVVLKVRRYDFSTLTRSETLRGPTDDPGVVREAAARLLEGVDTTGGVRLLGVGVTGLADFTQEDLFAQAAAASEEAAAAGAAEEAAEETAGPAEDVPEEPAARRWMAGLDVRHAEFGPGWVQGSGVGRVTVRFETPYSVVPGRVRTFSVDDPSLEAADPLPLVEVPAR, encoded by the coding sequence GTGAGGACCGCACCGACGATTCTGCATCTCGACATGGATGCCTTCTACGCCTCCGCGGAGCAGGCGGCGAAGCCCAGCCTGCGCGGGAAAGCCGTCGTCGTGGGCGGGCTCGGGCCGCGCGGTGTCGTGGCCACCGCCTCGTACGAGGCGCGCGCGTTCGGGGTGCACTCGGCGATGCCGATGGGGCAGGCGCGGCGGCTCGCGCCGAACGCCGCGTACCTGGTGCCCCGGTTCCGGCTGTACCGCGAGATCAGCGAGCAGGTGATGGCCCTTCTGCGGGAGCTTTCGCCGCTCGTGGAGCCCTTGAGCCTGGACGAGGCGTTCGTCGATCTGGAGGCCGGTGAGACGGCTTGGGACGCGTCTTCCGCGGAAGCCGTGGGGCTGAAGTTGCGCGGTGACATTCGACGGGTGACCGGGCTGAGCGGATCCGTGGGGCTCGCCGTCTCCAAGATGCTCGCCAAGATCGCCTCCGAGGAGGCCAAGCCGGACGGGCTGCTGCTGATACCGCCGGGGACCGAGCGGCAACTGCTCGGGCCGAAGCCCGTGCGGATCCTGCCGGGCGTCGGGCCGGCGACCGGGGACCATCTGCGCCGGGCCGGGATCCACACCGTCGAGGAGATCGCCGAGGCGGGCGAGGACGAGCTCGTACGGATGCTGGGGAAGGCCCACGGAAGTCATCTGTACGCGATGGCGCTCGCGCGCGACGAGCGGCCGGTCGTCGCCGAGCGGGACTCCAAGTCCGTCTCCGTCGAGGACACCTACGACGTCGACATCCATGACCGGGTGCGGGTCCGCATGGAGGTGCAGCGGCTCGCCGACCGGTGTGTGGAGCGGTTGCGGGCCGCCGGGAGATCCGGGCGGACCGTGGTGCTGAAGGTGCGGCGGTACGACTTCTCGACCCTGACGCGGTCCGAGACGCTGCGCGGGCCGACCGACGACCCCGGCGTGGTGCGGGAGGCCGCGGCGCGGCTCCTCGAGGGCGTGGACACCACCGGAGGCGTGCGGCTGCTCGGCGTCGGGGTCACCGGGCTCGCCGACTTCACGCAGGAGGACCTGTTCGCCCAGGCGGCGGCCGCCTCGGAGGAAGCGGCGGCGGCGGGTGCCGCGGAGGAGGCGGCCGAGGAGACGGCCGGGCCGGCCGAGGACGTACCCGAAGAGCCGGCCGCGCGGCGGTGGATGGCGGGGCTCGATGTGCGGCATGCCGAGTTCGGGCCCGGGTGGGTGCAGGGGAGTGGGGTCGGGCGGGTCACGGTGCGGTTCGAGACGCCGTACTCCGTGGTGCCGGGGCGGGTGCGGACGTTCTCTGTGGATGATCCGTCGCTGGAGGCCGCTGATCCGTTGCCGCTCGTCGAGGTTCCCGCGCGCTGA